The following coding sequences lie in one Zingiber officinale cultivar Zhangliang chromosome 2B, Zo_v1.1, whole genome shotgun sequence genomic window:
- the LOC122049431 gene encoding acidic endochitinase-like: MAIPSKVFCVILITLAVAGVMSEAGSIAVYWGQNGNEGSLADACATGNYKFVLVAFLPTFGNGQTPMINLAGHCDPYSNGCTGLSADVKSCQRRGVKVLLSIGGGAGSYYLTSSQDAKQVAGYLWNNFLGGSAASRPLGDAVLDGIDFDIEGGTNQHWNELARYLKSYGQVYLSAAPQCPYPDAWIGGALDTGLFDYVWVQFYNNPPCQYSSGDTSNLANAWEQWISIPTKEVFLGLPAAPEAAGSGYIPPDDLISKVLPIVKSSSKYGGIMLWSKYYDDLTGYSSKVKNHV, encoded by the exons ATGGCGATTCCATCTAAAGTGTTCTGTGTGATTTTGATCACGCTGGCCGTCGCCGGAGTGATGTCGGAGGCCGGCAGCATCGCCGTCTACTGGGGCCAAAACGGCAACGAAGGCAGCCTCGCCGACGCCTGCGCCACCGGCAACTACAAGTTCGTCCTGGTCGCCTTCCTCCCCACCTTCGGCAACGGCCAGACGCCGATGATCAACCTCGCCGGCCACTGCGACCCCTACTCCAACGGCTGCACCGGGCTGAGCGCCGACGTCAAGTCGTGCCAGCGGCGCGGCGTCAAGGTGTTGCTCTCCATCGGAGGCGGCGCCGGGAGCTACTACTTGACGAGCTCTCAGGACGCCAAGCAGGTGGCGGGGTACCTCTGGAACAACTTCCTCGGCGGCTCCGCCGCTTCACGGCCGCTTGGCGACGCCGTGCTGGATGGCATCGACTTCGACATCGAGGGCGGAACCAACCAACACTGGAACGAACTCGCTAG GTACCTCAAAAGCTATGGTCAGGTCTACTTGAGTGCCGCACCTCAGTGTCCTTACCCGGATGCTTGGATCGGTGGAGCACTCGACACCGGCCTCTTCGACTACGTGTGGGTTCAATTCTACAATAACCCTCCTTGCCAATATAGCTCCGGCGATACTAGCAATCTTGCAAATGCATGGGAGCAATGGATCTCCATCCCCACGAAGGAGGTGTTCCTTGGGCTTCCGGCAGCGCCAGAGGCGGCTGGAAGCGGCTACATCCCACCGGACGATCTCATTTCGAAGGTTCTTCCGATCGTCAAGAGCTCGAGCAAGTACGGAGGGATCATGTTGTGGTCCAAGTACTATGACGATCTCACTGGGTATAGTTCCAAAGTTAAAAATCATGTGTGA